In one Halorhodospira halophila genomic region, the following are encoded:
- the rsmH gene encoding 16S rRNA (cytosine(1402)-N(4))-methyltransferase RsmH, producing the protein MSAAEMRAVAEQKPTATTHRPVLYEAALEALAVRPDGCYVDATYGRGGHARGILERLGPRGQLWVADRDPEALAHARETLSDDPRCTVLGAELADLPRMLSGYGLTAGIDGLLADLGISSPQVDNPDRGFSFQRDGPLDMRMDPSSGESAAALLERLSVREIAGILRQLGEERHAGRIARAVVAAREAGEPPRTTLALARLVEQAVPRREPGRHPATRTFQALRIAVNDELGQLDRFLDGVIDLLAPGGRLAVIAFHSLEDRRVKRFIRRASSVGDLPPSVPVPPEGCQPRLRPLGRDLRAGDDEVAGNPRARSAVLRVAERLS; encoded by the coding sequence ATGTCCGCAGCGGAGATGCGCGCAGTGGCGGAGCAGAAGCCAACGGCGACGACACACCGGCCGGTCCTCTACGAGGCCGCGCTGGAGGCGCTCGCCGTGCGCCCGGACGGCTGCTATGTGGACGCCACCTACGGTCGTGGCGGCCACGCCCGCGGCATCCTCGAGCGGCTGGGGCCCCGCGGCCAGCTGTGGGTCGCGGATCGCGACCCCGAGGCGCTGGCCCACGCCCGCGAGACCCTATCGGATGACCCCCGCTGTACCGTGCTCGGTGCCGAGCTGGCCGATCTGCCCCGAATGTTGTCCGGGTATGGTCTGACCGCCGGTATCGACGGCCTGCTGGCGGATCTCGGTATCTCGTCGCCGCAGGTTGACAACCCCGACCGCGGTTTCTCGTTTCAGCGGGACGGCCCGCTGGACATGCGCATGGACCCGAGTTCCGGCGAGTCGGCCGCGGCGTTGCTCGAGCGTTTGAGCGTGCGCGAGATCGCCGGGATCCTGCGCCAGCTGGGGGAGGAGCGCCACGCCGGGCGTATCGCCCGTGCCGTCGTCGCTGCCCGCGAGGCCGGTGAGCCGCCGCGCACCACCCTGGCGCTGGCCCGGCTGGTCGAGCAGGCGGTGCCACGCCGCGAGCCCGGGCGCCATCCGGCGACGCGGACCTTCCAGGCCCTGCGCATTGCGGTCAATGACGAACTCGGACAGCTGGACCGCTTCCTCGATGGGGTCATCGACCTGCTCGCCCCCGGCGGGCGACTGGCCGTCATCGCTTTCCACTCCCTGGAAGACCGGCGCGTGAAGCGGTTCATCCGCCGGGCCTCGAGCGTCGGCGATCTGCCGCCGTCGGTGCCGGTGCCGCCGGAAGGCTGTCAGCCCCGTCTGCGGCCGCTGGGACGCGATTTGCGCGCGGGCGACGACGAGGTGGCCGGCAACCCGCGCGCACGCAGTGCGGTGCTGCGCGTAGCGGAGCGGCTGTCATGA
- a CDS encoding penicillin-binding transpeptidase domain-containing protein, giving the protein MSRNTRRQPPLQGPPRWRLYSVVVVLALAAGAVILRALDLQVINSEFLRDEADARHLRTVSMPAHRGVITDRNGEPLAISSPVESAWADPAELLEDRGAVAAVAQTLERAPAELRDFLQAREGRQFVYLRRHLSPRVAARIQELDAPGVQLQQEFRRFYPAGEVAAQLVGFTDIDGRGLGGVERAFNDALSGRSGAKRVVRDPFGRTIEDVELLREPRPGEDIRLSLDRRIQYVAYRELKRAVHGHDAEGGAAVVLDATTGEVLAMVSQPSFNPHRRSGVEAEQRRNRAVSWAQEPGSVIKPFTIAAALSSGAVRSGQEFDTAPGTMRVGRHTVRDFLDYGELDIAGVLQKSSNVGTVKMALETEPRALWSTLEDVGFGERTRSGLRDEVAGHFLPAPPRGDVQRATLSYGYGVTATPVQLARAYAAVARDGVMRPVSIRALDDPPQGRQVLDPDLAAELRAMLEAVVEPGGTGTRAAISGYRVAGKTGTVLKSGPSGYAEEDYLASFVGFAPASDPRLVMAVTIDQPRGDLYYGGQVAAPVFSRVMGSALRMLNVPPDDLPELEVPVVAEGEGS; this is encoded by the coding sequence GTGAGCAGGAACACGCGCCGACAACCCCCGCTTCAGGGGCCGCCACGCTGGCGGCTCTACAGCGTCGTGGTGGTGCTGGCCCTGGCTGCCGGTGCCGTGATCCTGCGCGCCCTGGATCTGCAGGTGATCAACAGCGAGTTCCTGCGCGACGAGGCCGACGCCCGCCACCTGCGTACGGTGAGCATGCCGGCGCACCGCGGGGTGATCACCGATCGCAACGGCGAGCCGCTGGCGATCAGTTCACCGGTAGAGTCGGCCTGGGCCGACCCGGCGGAGCTGCTGGAGGACCGGGGGGCCGTCGCCGCCGTGGCCCAGACCCTCGAGCGTGCTCCGGCCGAGCTGCGCGACTTCCTGCAGGCCCGGGAGGGGCGGCAGTTCGTCTACCTGAGGCGCCACCTGTCCCCACGGGTGGCGGCGCGCATCCAGGAACTGGATGCGCCGGGTGTTCAGCTGCAGCAGGAGTTCCGCCGGTTCTATCCGGCCGGCGAGGTGGCCGCGCAGCTGGTCGGCTTCACGGACATCGATGGTCGTGGGCTGGGCGGCGTCGAGCGCGCCTTTAACGATGCCCTGAGCGGGCGTAGCGGCGCCAAGCGTGTGGTCCGTGATCCCTTCGGGCGCACCATCGAGGATGTCGAGCTGCTGCGCGAGCCGCGCCCCGGCGAGGACATCCGCCTCTCGCTGGACCGGCGCATCCAGTATGTGGCGTACCGCGAACTCAAGCGCGCCGTCCATGGCCACGATGCCGAGGGCGGTGCGGCCGTGGTGCTGGATGCAACCACCGGTGAGGTGCTGGCAATGGTCAGCCAGCCCTCGTTCAATCCCCATCGCCGCTCCGGCGTCGAGGCCGAGCAGCGCCGCAATCGGGCGGTGAGCTGGGCCCAGGAGCCGGGGTCGGTGATCAAGCCGTTCACCATCGCCGCCGCCCTGTCCAGCGGGGCCGTGCGCAGCGGGCAGGAGTTCGATACCGCGCCGGGGACCATGCGCGTGGGGCGGCACACGGTCCGCGATTTCCTCGACTACGGCGAGCTCGACATTGCCGGCGTGCTGCAGAAATCCAGCAACGTGGGCACGGTCAAGATGGCCCTGGAGACCGAGCCGCGGGCCCTCTGGAGCACCCTGGAGGATGTGGGCTTCGGCGAGCGTACCCGCAGCGGCCTGCGCGACGAGGTCGCCGGGCACTTCCTGCCGGCGCCGCCGCGGGGCGACGTGCAGCGCGCTACGCTTTCCTACGGTTACGGCGTGACCGCCACGCCCGTGCAGCTGGCGCGCGCCTACGCCGCGGTGGCCCGCGACGGGGTGATGCGCCCGGTCTCTATTCGCGCCCTGGATGATCCCCCGCAGGGCCGGCAGGTGCTCGACCCGGATCTGGCTGCCGAGCTGCGCGCCATGCTCGAGGCCGTGGTCGAGCCCGGCGGGACCGGCACCCGTGCGGCCATCTCCGGTTACCGGGTGGCCGGCAAGACCGGCACGGTGCTCAAGAGCGGCCCCAGCGGCTATGCCGAGGAGGATTACCTCGCCTCCTTCGTCGGTTTCGCCCCGGCGTCGGACCCGCGGCTGGTCATGGCGGTGACCATCGATCAGCCCCGCGGCGATCTCTACTACGGCGGCCAGGTGGCGGCGCCGGTGTTCTCCCGGGTGATGGGCAGTGCGCTGCGGATGCTCAACGTGCCGCCGGACGATCTCCCGGAGCTCGAGGTGCCCGTCGTCGCCGAGGGGGAGGGGTCATGA
- the mraZ gene encoding division/cell wall cluster transcriptional repressor MraZ, with translation MFRGVNQLNLDAKGRLAFPSRHRDRLLSHCSGEVVATIDYRDRCLVFYPLPEWEEIERKLIALPDLQPSAKRLKRLLIGHAQELQVDGNGRALVPPPLREYAGLEKRVVLIGQGNKFELWDESLWEQRRADWLQEAAASDAELPGELESLAL, from the coding sequence GTGTTTCGCGGAGTCAACCAACTCAACCTGGATGCCAAGGGGCGGCTAGCCTTCCCGTCCCGGCACCGCGACCGCCTCCTGAGTCACTGCAGCGGCGAGGTAGTGGCAACGATCGACTATCGCGATCGTTGCCTGGTCTTCTACCCGCTGCCCGAGTGGGAAGAGATCGAGCGCAAACTGATCGCCCTGCCGGACCTCCAGCCGAGCGCCAAGCGACTCAAACGCCTTCTGATCGGTCACGCCCAGGAACTCCAGGTTGACGGCAACGGACGCGCCCTGGTCCCCCCGCCGTTGCGTGAATACGCCGGCCTGGAAAAGCGGGTGGTGCTGATCGGGCAGGGCAACAAGTTTGAGCTTTGGGATGAGTCCCTCTGGGAGCAGCGGCGGGCGGATTGGCTGCAGGAGGCGGCCGCGTCGGATGCCGAGCTCCCCGGGGAGCTGGAGAGCCTCGCCCTGTAG
- the murD gene encoding UDP-N-acetylmuramoyl-L-alanine--D-glutamate ligase, whose protein sequence is MAAGDRHHGYTAVAGLGATGMACVRHLRARGEAVVVVDSRSEPPRLGQLQAEHPEVQVVTGGLDRETLLGAVRVVASPGLDLRHGVWAELRAAGRPVVGELTLFAEAVNAPVCAVTGSNGKSTVVSLLGEMARAAGLDVAVGGNLGTPALELLTRAPADGYVLEVSSFQLEACPGFQADVAAVLNVSADHMDRYDRLADYAAVKARLLEGVGTAVLNAEDPHLAELGRQAGTVRRFAIDRPADYHLLERDGGTWLAVAGRPRVAADALPVPGRAHCANALAAMALADALGIPEAAQCKALKAFAGLPHRMEPVGEWCGVRWINDSKATNVGAAVAAISGLQRPVVLIAGGQGKGADFRPLGRVCAESARAVILVGEDAPAIEAAIAGRVPIERVGGMTAAVAAAARWAEPGDAVLLAPACASFDAYSGFEARGEAFRDAVRGEVAHG, encoded by the coding sequence ATGGCAGCAGGCGACCGCCATCACGGATATACCGCCGTCGCCGGCCTCGGTGCCACGGGGATGGCCTGCGTGCGCCATCTGCGCGCCCGTGGCGAGGCGGTCGTGGTGGTGGATAGCCGCAGCGAGCCGCCCCGCCTGGGGCAGCTGCAGGCCGAGCACCCCGAGGTCCAGGTGGTGACCGGGGGGCTGGATCGGGAAACCCTGCTCGGCGCGGTTCGGGTGGTGGCCAGTCCGGGGCTCGATCTGCGTCACGGGGTTTGGGCCGAGTTGCGCGCCGCCGGGCGGCCGGTGGTGGGCGAGCTGACCCTGTTCGCCGAGGCGGTGAACGCGCCGGTCTGCGCGGTGACTGGGTCCAACGGCAAGAGCACCGTGGTCAGCCTGCTCGGCGAAATGGCCCGGGCCGCCGGGCTCGACGTCGCCGTGGGTGGCAATTTGGGGACGCCGGCGCTGGAGCTGCTGACCCGGGCGCCGGCCGATGGCTATGTGCTGGAGGTGTCGAGCTTCCAGCTGGAAGCGTGCCCCGGGTTTCAGGCCGACGTGGCGGCGGTGCTCAATGTCAGCGCCGATCACATGGACCGCTATGACCGCCTTGCTGACTACGCGGCGGTCAAGGCGCGGCTGCTCGAGGGGGTCGGGACAGCGGTACTCAACGCCGAGGATCCACATCTGGCCGAGCTGGGACGCCAGGCCGGCACGGTGCGCCGCTTCGCGATCGACCGGCCGGCCGACTACCACCTGCTCGAGCGGGACGGCGGTACCTGGCTCGCCGTCGCCGGTCGGCCGCGGGTGGCCGCCGATGCGCTTCCCGTGCCCGGTCGCGCCCACTGCGCCAATGCGCTGGCCGCTATGGCCCTGGCCGACGCCTTGGGGATCCCGGAAGCCGCGCAGTGCAAGGCCTTGAAGGCCTTTGCCGGACTGCCGCACCGCATGGAGCCGGTGGGCGAGTGGTGCGGGGTGCGCTGGATCAACGACTCCAAGGCGACCAATGTCGGTGCTGCCGTGGCTGCCATCAGCGGCCTGCAGCGGCCGGTGGTGCTGATCGCCGGCGGGCAGGGCAAGGGTGCGGATTTCCGGCCGCTGGGCCGGGTCTGTGCCGAATCGGCGCGGGCCGTCATCCTCGTGGGCGAGGACGCGCCGGCTATCGAGGCGGCCATCGCCGGCCGCGTGCCCATTGAGCGGGTCGGCGGCATGACCGCTGCCGTGGCGGCCGCCGCCCGCTGGGCCGAGCCGGGTGACGCCGTTCTGCTGGCGCCGGCGTGCGCCAGCTTTGATGCCTACAGCGGCTTCGAGGCACGCGGCGAGGCGTTCCGCGACGCCGTTCGCGGGGAGGTGGCCCATGGCTGA
- a CDS encoding UDP-N-acetylmuramoyl-tripeptide--D-alanyl-D-alanine ligase: MDPLSLHQVAALTGAELVGRDGGATVNGVALDSRRSAPGTLFVALAGARSDGHDFAADAAARGAVAVLGARPVAALPTLVVEDPAASLALLGAECRRRSGARVVAVTGSNGKTTVKELLAAMLAETGPTLATEGNRNNLLGVPEMLCRLDGGHRYAVIEMGANAPGEIAQLTAWAQPDVGVVTNAGPAHLEGFGSLNGVARAKGELFEGLPGHGVAVIHADDDYSGLWRELAGARRCLTFGAETGQIRYRGRGSRLELDLGGGWTAAPTPLLGRHNAQNIAAAAACAAALEVPARTILERVAAAAAVPGRLQLRWGCHGGWLVDDTYNANPASLQAAIDTVTEFGGAPWLLLGAMGELGREAADWHRRAGQRARAAGIQRLWTLGGAAAPAAEGFGVGGRCFDDASALIEACRAEMPADAVVLVKGSRSAAMEHVAAGLAAEESTTEGGDR; this comes from the coding sequence ATGGACCCGCTGAGCCTGCATCAGGTGGCTGCGCTGACCGGTGCCGAACTCGTCGGTCGTGACGGCGGTGCGACGGTGAACGGTGTTGCGCTGGATAGCCGCCGGTCCGCGCCGGGGACGCTCTTCGTGGCCCTGGCCGGGGCCCGCAGCGATGGCCACGACTTTGCTGCCGACGCCGCGGCGCGGGGCGCCGTGGCGGTCCTCGGGGCTCGGCCGGTGGCGGCGCTGCCCACGCTGGTGGTCGAGGACCCGGCCGCGTCCCTCGCGCTTCTGGGCGCGGAGTGTCGGCGTCGCAGCGGGGCGCGCGTGGTGGCCGTCACCGGCAGCAACGGCAAGACCACGGTCAAGGAACTGCTGGCGGCGATGCTTGCCGAAACCGGTCCGACGCTGGCCACCGAGGGCAACCGGAACAACCTGCTGGGCGTCCCGGAGATGCTCTGCCGGCTTGATGGTGGGCACCGCTACGCCGTCATCGAGATGGGTGCCAACGCACCCGGTGAGATTGCACAGCTCACCGCGTGGGCGCAGCCGGACGTGGGTGTGGTGACCAACGCCGGGCCAGCACACCTGGAGGGCTTCGGCTCGCTCAACGGAGTCGCCCGCGCCAAGGGCGAACTCTTTGAGGGGCTGCCCGGCCACGGCGTTGCCGTGATCCATGCCGACGACGACTACAGCGGCCTGTGGCGGGAGCTGGCCGGCGCGCGGCGCTGCCTGACCTTCGGCGCCGAGACCGGTCAGATCCGCTACCGGGGGCGGGGCAGCCGGCTCGAGCTGGATCTCGGAGGCGGCTGGACGGCAGCGCCGACGCCGCTGCTCGGTCGCCACAACGCCCAGAACATCGCCGCCGCCGCGGCCTGCGCCGCCGCGCTCGAGGTGCCGGCCCGGACCATCCTGGAGCGGGTGGCGGCCGCCGCGGCCGTGCCGGGGCGGCTGCAGCTGCGCTGGGGGTGTCACGGGGGGTGGCTGGTGGATGATACCTACAACGCCAACCCGGCAAGCCTGCAGGCCGCCATCGATACGGTCACGGAGTTCGGCGGTGCGCCCTGGCTGCTCCTCGGGGCCATGGGCGAGCTCGGCCGGGAGGCGGCGGACTGGCATCGCCGCGCCGGGCAACGGGCGCGGGCTGCCGGGATCCAGCGGCTTTGGACCCTGGGCGGGGCCGCTGCCCCGGCTGCCGAGGGCTTCGGGGTTGGCGGGCGCTGTTTTGACGACGCCTCGGCGCTGATCGAGGCGTGCCGGGCCGAGATGCCCGCCGATGCAGTGGTGCTGGTGAAGGGGTCGCGCTCCGCCGCCATGGAGCACGTGGCGGCAGGCCTGGCCGCGGAAGAATCGACAACGGAAGGGGGGGATCGCTAG
- the rsmI gene encoding 16S rRNA (cytidine(1402)-2'-O)-methyltransferase, with protein MSNGGGTLWVVATPIGNLADLSRRAAEILGGVEWVAAEDTRRTGRLLEQYGLRARLLSLHEHNEASRLPRLLRILAAGRDVALVSDAGTPLLSDPGARLVAAAAAEGVPVSPVPGACSVTAALSVAGFGADRFVFDGFLPSRDAARRSRLQELAAEPRTAVFFEAPHRIAACLRDLVAICGGQRRVVVARELTKVHETLLRGALEAVLGQVEADSNQQRGEIVVVLEGAPAREAGADADDTLRALLGEGVPVKQAARVAARLTGGRRNALYQRALELARG; from the coding sequence GTGTCAAACGGCGGCGGGACGCTGTGGGTGGTGGCGACGCCGATCGGGAATCTGGCCGATCTGAGCCGCCGGGCGGCCGAGATCCTGGGCGGTGTCGAGTGGGTGGCCGCCGAAGATACGCGGCGCACGGGGCGTCTGCTGGAGCAGTACGGCCTGCGGGCGCGCCTGCTGAGCCTGCACGAGCATAACGAGGCCTCGCGCCTGCCCCGCCTGCTCCGGATCCTGGCGGCCGGCCGGGATGTGGCCCTAGTCAGTGATGCGGGTACGCCGCTGCTCAGCGACCCGGGCGCCCGGCTGGTGGCCGCTGCCGCCGCCGAGGGGGTGCCGGTGTCGCCGGTGCCGGGGGCCTGCAGCGTCACGGCCGCGCTCTCGGTGGCCGGATTCGGGGCGGACCGGTTCGTCTTCGACGGCTTCTTGCCTTCGCGCGATGCCGCCCGGCGCAGCCGGCTGCAGGAGCTGGCGGCCGAGCCGCGGACCGCGGTTTTCTTCGAGGCGCCGCACCGCATCGCCGCCTGCCTTCGCGATCTGGTCGCGATCTGCGGTGGACAGCGCCGGGTCGTGGTGGCGCGGGAGTTGACCAAGGTGCACGAGACGCTGCTGCGCGGTGCGCTGGAGGCGGTCCTGGGGCAGGTGGAGGCGGACAGCAATCAGCAGCGGGGAGAGATCGTCGTGGTCCTTGAGGGGGCGCCGGCGCGGGAGGCAGGCGCCGACGCCGATGACACGCTGCGCGCGCTGCTCGGCGAAGGGGTTCCGGTGAAGCAGGCGGCTCGCGTGGCTGCGCGCCTGACCGGGGGGCGGCGCAACGCCCTATACCAGCGCGCCCTGGAACTCGCCCGGGGCTGA
- the ftsL gene encoding cell division protein FtsL — protein MSRAVWGMTVLVPAVVASAIGVVAVQHEYRGVFVTLQDELERSDRLREEWSMLQLEQGAWAGHSRLERVAGEELGMALPERDEIIILRRP, from the coding sequence ATGAGCCGTGCGGTCTGGGGCATGACCGTGCTGGTCCCGGCGGTGGTCGCCAGTGCCATCGGCGTGGTGGCCGTCCAGCACGAGTACCGCGGGGTCTTCGTGACCCTGCAGGACGAACTCGAGCGCAGCGATCGGCTGCGCGAGGAGTGGAGCATGCTGCAGCTTGAGCAGGGGGCGTGGGCCGGGCACAGCCGTCTGGAGCGCGTCGCCGGCGAGGAGCTGGGCATGGCGCTGCCCGAGCGTGACGAGATCATCATCCTGAGGCGCCCTTGA
- a CDS encoding UDP-N-acetylmuramoyl-L-alanyl-D-glutamate--2,6-diaminopimelate ligase, which translates to MSALSASGVTLRWLFEPWVGGELPAVSVRGLALDTRRLEPGAVFLALSGSREHGLAYVPAAVAAGAAAVAWDTDDDADAAPARAAAEAAGVPMVGVPGLRRYLGAVAARLYREPSRDLDVIAVTGTDGKTSVTHFIAQLLSTAEAPWGVVGTLGHGLVDRLRPGVLTTPDAVALQEALADCRQAGARGVAMEASSHALEQGRLSATAVDLAVLTHLGRDHLDYHGSVEAYADAKSRLFEFPSLRAQVLNLDDELGRRLHDRAAGAVFTYSAAGAAADLSAEAVTPVADGVQLTLCLGAIRRSVRLPLFGRFNVANVLAAVAAALALGRPMDAVLDRLATLRPVPGRMEQFQAVGAPLVVVDYAHTPGALEQALSALRAHTDGRLCVVFGCGGERDTGKRPLMGEVAARLADRVVITDDNPRGEDAAAIRASVADGAGEAAELVADRGAAIREAVAWGGAGDVVLVAGKGHETDQEVDGHRLPFSDREEVARLLGAAEEGAWTR; encoded by the coding sequence ATGAGCGCTTTGTCCGCATCCGGGGTCACCCTGCGCTGGCTGTTCGAACCGTGGGTCGGTGGCGAACTCCCGGCGGTTTCGGTCCGCGGGCTGGCCCTCGATACCCGGCGCCTTGAGCCCGGCGCCGTGTTCCTGGCGCTGTCCGGCAGCCGCGAGCACGGACTTGCCTACGTGCCCGCAGCGGTAGCTGCCGGGGCTGCTGCTGTGGCGTGGGATACGGACGACGACGCTGATGCCGCGCCGGCGCGTGCCGCTGCCGAGGCGGCCGGCGTGCCGATGGTCGGTGTGCCGGGCCTGCGCCGATACCTTGGTGCTGTTGCTGCGCGCCTTTACCGGGAGCCATCCCGGGATCTGGATGTCATCGCGGTTACCGGCACCGACGGCAAGACCTCGGTCACCCATTTTATTGCCCAGCTGCTCAGCACCGCCGAGGCGCCCTGGGGCGTGGTCGGAACCCTTGGCCACGGCCTGGTGGACCGGCTGCGCCCGGGTGTGCTGACCACACCGGACGCTGTGGCCCTGCAGGAGGCCTTGGCCGATTGTCGCCAGGCGGGCGCCCGCGGCGTGGCCATGGAGGCTTCCTCCCACGCCCTGGAGCAGGGGCGATTGTCCGCCACAGCGGTGGATCTGGCCGTACTCACCCACTTGGGGCGCGACCACCTGGATTACCACGGCTCGGTCGAGGCGTATGCCGACGCCAAGAGCCGGCTGTTCGAGTTCCCCAGTTTGCGGGCCCAGGTGCTCAACCTGGACGACGAACTCGGCCGGCGCCTGCACGACCGGGCCGCCGGTGCGGTCTTCACCTACAGCGCTGCCGGCGCCGCTGCGGACCTCTCCGCCGAGGCGGTAACCCCGGTGGCCGACGGCGTTCAGCTCACACTCTGTCTGGGCGCGATCCGACGCTCGGTGCGACTGCCCCTGTTCGGGCGTTTCAACGTGGCCAACGTACTGGCGGCAGTGGCGGCGGCCCTGGCTTTAGGGCGGCCCATGGACGCCGTTCTCGATCGGCTGGCGACGCTGCGTCCGGTGCCGGGGCGGATGGAGCAGTTCCAGGCCGTCGGGGCACCGCTGGTGGTGGTGGACTACGCCCATACACCGGGGGCCCTGGAGCAGGCGCTGAGCGCCCTGCGCGCGCATACCGACGGGCGGCTTTGCGTCGTATTCGGCTGCGGGGGCGAGCGCGACACCGGCAAGCGCCCGCTGATGGGCGAGGTCGCAGCGCGCCTGGCCGACCGGGTGGTGATCACCGATGACAACCCCCGGGGCGAGGATGCCGCAGCCATCCGGGCGTCCGTGGCCGACGGGGCCGGCGAGGCGGCCGAACTGGTGGCGGATCGGGGCGCGGCCATCCGCGAGGCTGTCGCCTGGGGGGGCGCCGGAGATGTGGTCCTGGTCGCCGGCAAGGGCCATGAGACGGACCAGGAAGTGGACGGGCACCGGCTGCCTTTCTCTGACCGTGAGGAGGTGGCGCGGCTGCTCGGCGCTGCCGAGGAGGGTGCATGGACCCGCTGA
- the mraY gene encoding phospho-N-acetylmuramoyl-pentapeptide-transferase has product MVLETFYSGFNVFQYITFRTILGVLTALGIALMIGPAVIQRLVLHQVGQQVRDDGPQTHLEKAGTPTMGGALILVAIAVSTLLWADLTNRYVWVVLLVTLAFGVIGGVDDALKLARQDSQGLRARTKFSLQMLAALAASTFLFATAADPVETSLVLPLVKEWVFPLGIGFIALATLVIVGSSNAVNLTDGLDGLAIMPTVLVATGLAVFAYASGHHIFAEYLGIPSVPGVGELVIFCGAIVGAGLGFLWYNTYPAQVFMGDVGALALGAALGVVAVAVRQEIVLFIMGGIFVMETVSVMIQVLSYKLTGRRVFRMAPLHHHYELKGWPEPRVIVRFWIITVVLVLIGLAMLKVR; this is encoded by the coding sequence ATGGTGCTGGAGACGTTCTACTCGGGATTCAACGTCTTCCAGTACATTACGTTCCGGACCATCCTCGGGGTGCTCACGGCCCTGGGGATCGCGCTGATGATCGGCCCTGCGGTGATCCAGCGCCTGGTGCTCCACCAGGTCGGACAGCAGGTCCGGGACGATGGCCCGCAGACGCACCTGGAGAAGGCGGGCACCCCCACCATGGGCGGCGCGCTGATCCTCGTCGCCATCGCGGTGTCTACCCTGCTCTGGGCGGATCTGACCAATCGCTACGTCTGGGTGGTCCTGCTGGTGACCCTCGCCTTCGGCGTGATCGGCGGGGTCGACGACGCCCTCAAGCTGGCCCGGCAGGACAGCCAGGGGCTGCGCGCCCGGACCAAGTTCTCGCTGCAGATGCTCGCGGCCCTGGCGGCAAGCACGTTCCTGTTCGCCACCGCCGCCGACCCGGTGGAGACCAGCCTGGTGCTGCCGCTGGTCAAGGAGTGGGTCTTCCCGCTAGGTATCGGGTTCATCGCGCTGGCAACGCTGGTGATCGTGGGCAGCTCCAACGCCGTCAACCTCACCGACGGGCTCGATGGCCTGGCCATCATGCCTACGGTGCTGGTGGCCACCGGCCTGGCGGTCTTCGCCTACGCCAGCGGGCACCACATCTTCGCCGAGTACCTCGGGATCCCGTCAGTGCCCGGGGTAGGGGAGCTGGTGATCTTCTGTGGCGCCATCGTCGGCGCCGGACTCGGGTTCCTCTGGTACAACACCTACCCGGCCCAGGTGTTCATGGGCGACGTGGGCGCCCTGGCCCTCGGCGCCGCCCTGGGCGTGGTGGCCGTGGCCGTCCGCCAGGAGATCGTTCTGTTCATCATGGGTGGCATCTTCGTCATGGAGACGGTCTCCGTGATGATCCAGGTCCTCTCCTACAAGCTGACCGGGCGGCGCGTGTTCCGCATGGCGCCGCTGCACCACCACTACGAACTCAAGGGCTGGCCCGAGCCGCGGGTGATCGTCCGCTTCTGGATCATCACCGTGGTCCTGGTCCTGATCGGTCTGGCGATGTTGAAGGTGCGCTAA